GGATGATATTGGGGCGGGACAGGAAGTAGCCCTGGAAATAGTCGAAGCCCAGCGCCTTGCACTGCTCGAACTCGTCCCGGGTCTCGATCTTTTCCGCCAGCAGCCGGGCGGGGTAGCCGCGCAGGGCCGCGACGTGTTCCTCGAGCTGGCCGTCCTCCAGCGCCATCAGGTCGATCTTGATCAGGTCGGCGAGCTCGACCAGGGGCCGGAGGCGTTCGTGGAAGAGGAAGTCGTCGAGCGCGATCAGGAAGCCCTCCTGTCTCAGGCGCCCGACCGCCGCGAGCACCTCGTCGTCGGGTTCGATGTCTTCCAGTATCTCCAGCACGACCCGGTCACGGGGGAAATTGAGCGGCCAGTCGCTGACCAGAAAATCGCGGGTGAGGTTGAGAAAGGCGCGGCGCGGCCCCACTATCTCGTCAAGGCCCAGCTCGATGAAGGTGTTGGCGATCACGCGCGAAGTGGCCTGGTCGCCGTCGATCTCCCCCGCCGCATTGGTCTCGCCGGCACGGAACAGCAGCTCGTAGGCATAGACCTCCAGATCCCGGTCGAAGATCGGCTGACGTCCCAGGTAGATGTTTTGCATGGGGAAACTGGCTCCGGCCGGTACACCCGGTCTCTGCGGGGACTATCGGCCGGCAGCGGCGTGTGCTGAAGCCGCGGCGACCGACAATTCTTTACTGCATCCCGGCGCAAAGCAGCCGATAATAGGGGTGCAAGACGTGGCCCCCTTCGGGGCCGGATCCATTACCAGCAGGTGTTCCTTCATGTTCGATTCCATCCTTGATTTCCTGTCCCACGGGTTCCTTCCGCTGCCCTGGTGGGGTTACGTACTGGTGGCGCTGGGCCTGACCCATGTGACCATCGCCGCGGTGACCATCTATCTGCACCGCCATCAGGCGCACCGGGCGCTGAAGCTCAGCCCGGTGGTCGCACACTTCTTCCGCTTCTGGCTGTGGCTGACCACCGGCATGGTCACCGCCGAGTGGGTGGCCATCCACCGCAAGCATCATGCGAAGTGCGAGACCGAGGATGACCCGCACAGCCCGGTCATCAAGGGCATACATACCGTACTCTGGCGCGGCGCGGAACTCTACCGTGACGAGGCCGGCAATGCCGAGACCCTGCGCCGCTTCAGCCAGGGCACGCCCGACGACTGGCTGGAGAACCACCTCTATCGCCGGCATCCGACCCTTGGCATCGCCCTCATGCTGGGGCTGGACCTGGCCCTGTTCGGGGTCGCCGGTCTGGCGATCTGGGCGGTGCAGATGGTCTGGATCCCCTTCTGGGCCGCGGGCGTCATCAATGGTCTCGGCCACTGGTGGGGCTATCGCAACTTCGAGAGCCCGGACTGCGCCACCAACATCTCGCCCTGGGGCATCCTCATCGGCGGCGAGGAATTGCACAACAACCACCACGCCTTTCCGGGCTCGGCGCGACTGTCGAGCAAGTGGTGGGAGTTCGATATCGGCTGGTTCTACATCCGGGTTCTGGAGATCCTGGGGCTGGCGCGGGTGGACAAGGTCGCGCGGGCGCCGGTGCTGGATGCCAGTCGTACCGAGGTCGACGGCGATACCCTGCGTGCCCTGATCCGCCACCGCCTGCATGTGATGGCCGGCTACGCCCGCGAGGTGATGCTGCCGGTGTTGCGCGAGGAATGGCAGTGTGCCGGCGGTCGCTGCCGGCAGAGTTTCCGCCAGGCCCGGCGCCTGCTGCTGCGCGATCCCGGCCGGGTCGATGGCGAGGGCGAGGGCATGCTGGCGCGTCTGCTGGCGCGCCATGAGCGAATCAAGACCGTCTACAGCTTCCGCCAGCGCCTGACCGAGCTGTGGACCAGTCACGGCCGGTCGCAGGAAGAGCTGCTGGCCGCGCTGAAGGACTGGTGCCGGCAGGCCGAGGCCACCGGGATCCGCGCCCTGGCCGAGTTCGCCCGGCGCCTGCCGGCCTACCGGGCGCAACCGGCCTGAGCCGAAGGCCGGCCAACCAAACAAAAACCCGGCCTTGGCCGGGTTTTTGTTTGCCTGTATCGAAAGCCGGGGTTACTTGATCTTGGCTTCCTTGTAGATCACGTGCTTGCGCACC
The sequence above is drawn from the Thiohalobacter sp. genome and encodes:
- a CDS encoding DesA family fatty acid desaturase, yielding MFDSILDFLSHGFLPLPWWGYVLVALGLTHVTIAAVTIYLHRHQAHRALKLSPVVAHFFRFWLWLTTGMVTAEWVAIHRKHHAKCETEDDPHSPVIKGIHTVLWRGAELYRDEAGNAETLRRFSQGTPDDWLENHLYRRHPTLGIALMLGLDLALFGVAGLAIWAVQMVWIPFWAAGVINGLGHWWGYRNFESPDCATNISPWGILIGGEELHNNHHAFPGSARLSSKWWEFDIGWFYIRVLEILGLARVDKVARAPVLDASRTEVDGDTLRALIRHRLHVMAGYAREVMLPVLREEWQCAGGRCRQSFRQARRLLLRDPGRVDGEGEGMLARLLARHERIKTVYSFRQRLTELWTSHGRSQEELLAALKDWCRQAEATGIRALAEFARRLPAYRAQPA